The Brachyhypopomus gauderio isolate BG-103 chromosome 1, BGAUD_0.2, whole genome shotgun sequence genome includes the window atgtttatttggGTAAAAACGAGCTATTAGAGCGGGTGATTATGGGACAGAGAAGGTCAAAGCCATTGGGACCATAAGTGGGTGTGGCTTATTGTCGCAGCGAGGGGTTCAAAACCATCGCCGTCGCATATTTCGTCCTCTTTATATAATCACTCAGACGAGAGGTATGTGCTCATATAACTCTTCCCTGATATTCGTTGTGTATCATTTATGTTAACTGTATTCATGTTAGTGTGGTTTAGCTTGGTAACTGTCCGTAGAATGTACTGTTCTGTTTCATGTTTAAagttttgtattgtattgtgtataattaattaataagcATGTTCACGGCGCTCGCTAACGCGAGTTATGTACGCGGAGAGTGCTAACTGGAATGCTAACCGTGCCGTGATAGTAGCCGAATGTTCATTTTCTTTATTAGTAAAACACTGTTTGTTTTTGCTAATAGTTTGAagaatattttctttttttatttatatgtcAGTGTAATGCCGTGATAAGTTGGGTTTAAGTACCTTGTTTAATGTGTGGACACGTTATTTCACAGGCATGTCCATGAGAAACGTTGCTGGTGTGTCTTATTGTGTTTGTCCACTGTGTGCAGGTATGTGCGGCGCTATTGCATAGCCATGTGATTGATTTATGTTGTAAAGgatagaaaatgcatgtgtgatttatatatataatgcttgtgtgctttatatatatatatatatatatatatatatatatatatatatatatatatatatatatatgtatttgtgtTCATTTACAATATCAGTTGTTGAATTGTGTGCTAGTGCATATTTGGTCCTCTTTATATAATCACTCAGACGAGAGGCATGTCCATGAGAAACGTTGCTGGTGTGTCTTATTGTGTTTGTCCACTGTGTGCAGGCGAGTGGTGAGGGCATGCAGATACAGAGAAATCTGTGATAATAAATTGCTGCTTCCCACACATACGAGAGCTGTGTCGTCCCTTCTGGTTGTGGAGACAAGAGTTCAGatacaaaacaaaaactacACAACGCAGGAAAGAACACGTTACACACGGACAGCGACATGTACGCCGAGGAGGAGGTCAGTCcacccccctctgagtgttcggtTGGGACGGTAAAGGGAGGGTGGAGTACACCCTCCGgtcgctccggaggagagaacatggactgctctcggggtggcagtccggagcagcccatgagttggagccggggcagCGAGGCGGAAGACATGGAGGTGGAAGAGCCCACAGCCGACTCCGGAGAGCGGTCGCGAGGCGAGAGGGACATCCCCTACGaccagctggggggagagtccgcccgccgcgctgcgccgggcacgtccgccagccacgctgcgccgggcacgtccgccagccacgctgcgctaggcacgtccgccagccgcgctgcgcccggtagAGGGTATGCAGCGGGGGCAGGAGgaacaccgcccaccgcagcgcctgccgcGCCAGTAGCTCCCGGTCTTTCTCCCCTACTCTCCcttctcctggcgcgcagcctggcacctatgtcgtgtgtgtgtgttcccgtgtttgtcagtcttcccctttgtgtaccaaacccgtttttccctcttgtgccactgtgtgtgaacgtgcctgtgtgtgtgtttgtgaatgtgccgtttaatgtgtttaacgtcttttcccccgtcttcccagggagggtgtgctaggcgattcgtgacggacgcttcgccaagggcagtcacctcccagacgcaggactgagcgcgtcggatccgcccatcgtcgtgggttcggggcactcggtcctgttggcaccccgggacgggtagtgcccttggagggggcgtctgtcacgttgaggaccccggcccctcccttttgggcgtgtgtttacgtagtctacgtgcatcgtctgcgtctgtggatattccgtggtgatggctatgtcatgtgataatccgtctcacctgtgaatcgtctcgtaatcacatggggttaatgtggtttgtctatttaatgtgcgctcgcgcagtgtcctgtggtcgtcgttgtctatagtctgcacgttgtgtgcttgtgtttgttttctgtgcgccgTTGCGCAAATATTCACAAATAAAACGTGTCGTTTGGACCGGAGACCTGGacttgtgtctcgtccttgctccagcaccccagcgtcacacatatacatcgtgtgtgtgtagaagtacTATTTACTCCAGGGAGAGTAGGAAATTtcctgaaaaaaaagaaaaaaactattCATACACAATTAAAACATGACCAAGAAACACGAATAATGCCTTAAAAAGCAAAGTGATGTAAAACTGGGGATTTGAGGAAGTAGGGAGGGCACCGTTGTAGAAGTATTTAACCTACTGaactattaaatattaaataatcttcactttttaaaatataaacaatgaAAATTAGCTTTTTTGCATCCTTGTAAATATTCATATTTACATTAAAATTGTAATAAAAAGACCAAATGaaaaaaatgtcaaaatttACTATAGTGCCACAATCACTGCCTGAGACTCATTTATGCATGTTAATCTCTAGGAATAGACTGCTGTTTATACATATGTGTAACGCATTAACAACCAGACGCAGGAGGATCCAAGTGTGGAAAAGTGTCAGTTTTATTGACAACGGGGCTAACGCCCAAGGCGATAAGCACCATACACAACAAACAGCAAAAGGCACAGGTGTAGGTATGAGGATCCAGTCCAGGGTCACGTCACAGTAGCAGAGTCCGGAAGGGCGAGGTAGAGAACGAGGTCTGCGAGGAAAGCAGGTTAGAACACAAGAGAGCATCATGGTAAATGGAACGTTCAGTATTCTGCACAAgttggcaatactttgcaatgAGGAAGCACAACTTCCATCTTTACATTGTcagaggtggagggtgtggctAACAAAGAGCAGGTGTCTGTCTAACTATCCAGTGAGGGGGAACGTGTGCTGTCTCGAATAATACGTCATTCCGTCATTCTGTCATCTGTGAATAAAGATGTTTGTGAACTCAACAATGGAAAGAATGTTAACAGATAGATAACCCTACCTAAAAGAAAATCTTTTCATCTTCACATTATTTAACACTGAAATTCTAATTAATGTAagattttctgttttcccaTGATATTCTAATTGAAACATCAAATGATGGTCAAGAAGTGTTTCACCATAACACTTTGAAATTAATATGAAGTCATTATCTGTAACATGCTATTGCACAACTGTTCAATTCgatcattttgttttgtttttgttcatgaAGATAAGACACTCAAAATGGAACGTGTAACCTGTGAACAATGCACCTTTCAAGCCAGACACAAATATATTATTAGAATCCACATCATCCCCCAATCATGATCACTGAGATATGTAAAAGACCATCTACAGCTACGTCATGCTCATCCTGTCAAATAAAACAGCCCAACCAATGCCAGTATTGTTTTATCAACTTGCCTCAGGGCAACATCACTCCATCCTGGATCTGGGGGAAAACACAGAATATAACTGACTCGCAACTTTACAAGACTGAACTTGGCTGGTGAATCACACCATACATCACTGAATCACAACCATTTTATAAGGAATGAACTAAACTGACTTCACAAGGGAACTTGGTGAGTTACACATTTCACTTTTTTTGTTCTGCTTTCAATACTTTTTTCTTGACATATTTTTCAGTTGGTCTAAGTGTGTGAAATGTTAATTTCTAATTTAATCATAACAAATTGTCACTCGTCTCACTTTTGACCACATATTTAATCACATTCATTATGGATCAAAATAATATATATGAAATGTAAAGGTGCTgaatcaatattataaatatggTCATTTAAGTGGTCAAAGTTTTCAGTTGGTCTAATTGTGTGAAATCTCAATATTTAAATGAAATAAATCTAAATTTTGATCACATATTTAATTAAATCACATCCATTATAgatcaaaataatataaaatttaAAGCTGATGAATCAGTATTATATAGGTAATTTCTCAATAAACAATGATCTCTTTGATCATGGTTCTTTTATATTGGGTATTTATCAAGTACAATTCTGGGTCCCTCATTTAATttttgtcacggaacagcttcGGACCCCTctttttgggcgtgtgtttatgtcgtctgcgtctggtTATGTCCGTATGTATTTCCATGGGTGTGGATTGTCGGTGTGCGCgttcattggtctcacctgtggctcgtctcgtgatcacttggggcttatgtagtttgtctatttaaggtgcgttcgcgcaatgtctcgtgctcatctttgtctgaAGCTTCGTGCTCCGTGCATCGTTCTTTGTTGTGTGTTGTAGTGCGCTTTTTGCGCCAACTATAAAATGTGGTTGTTCACACGACGCACTCGCCTCGTCCCGCCTGCCTTCCCAACGTTACAATTTTTTTGAAAGAGTTGTAAAGTTGTAGAAAAAAAGTTTAGTATCATTAACATGTTCATCCCTACAAGTAAATGTcctattttattattaatttgtaAACGGCTTACTGAGAGCTAAGATGCATCCCTGCATCTCTGGGTGTGACTAGATGCGATCTGGTTGTACTTTGCTGAATATAAAGCACACCAAACCACACACAGTTTTTGTTTTACTTAATTTAATCTATCCAAAACCTCACTGGCTATCACCAGTGTATCATATATTGTCAAAGATGGGAAGAAAACACCTACAACAGGCAACAAGAGTGTCTGCTTTAGTGCAGGAACTTAGTCAGCAGCTGCTTTCATGGgcttgtgttttattttattaatggaATCAGAAGTCACATTAAGTTTATATTTATGATCAGTATCCATCTCTGGTCAACTCCAAATATGGTCTGCGTGACTGCAACGTATTTTTGGTGTGTTTATACCTGGCTTTTCATGCGGTCGTGTTAAATCCTAGTCACTAATAATGCACGTTATTAGAAAGTGCGTACAACCTCTTAGATTTTAATGTTATAGTTTTTATATATGGGATTTAATATTTGAAGGATGTTGTTGAAATGCAGTGGGGTACATTAAAAGAGGAGTGTGACATTCTCCATATCTAGTCTACGAAAACCTACGAATTTCTGAAAAAGAAATAGTCACCAAATAAACCATTTAAAAGCAGAAAGCACTATGCCTGCCCTTTCCTTTCCTTCAATGCACTTTTTTATGTAATCATTATTATTAGACCTAGTTACCCTGTTAAATCgtggtgtgcctgtgtgtgtaaagaTTTATTACCACAACGTTTTAACAcgttattattagtagtagaaATCGTTCATAGACTGAAATATCAATGACAGTGGTACGATTTCACACATGACAGCTATAATCTAGGCTATATAACTGTTAAGTAAACTTTGAAGTTTCAGAGAGCTGAATGTTCTTTAGCGTCTTTAGCATGAGCTCCCTGGTGATTCTCTGGCTCTGTCTTGCGTACTTCCGCCGTCGTCCGGCCAAAATATTATATTAGTTATAGTGCTTAAAGcactatattgttattcctcatatttatagggcttgaaaagttcttcttattatttttattcgtctctaaatttctgcaattaatgcgccCCGAACCGTTTAATCTACAGACTGTTcaaactgcgtttcgaaggtctcggctctgaCAGGTGTGTTAtacgtttttggagtcgattagagttatagattttaacaaaattgagtttaaaaattgAAAAAGCcccattaaaatgaatggtggaatgttcagaatttcacaTCTTAACTGCCAGTTAGTGTGTGCTGGcatgaaaaatgatcaaaaatcCTCTGgaaaaactgctgtaaaatccttacaccttcacctagAAGCGCAATTTCTTGTtctttctggcacgccgagaaaTCATCTAATCATTTAAttaattagttttagagttatgagcatttgtttggcattagacacagAAAAGTGGCcaattggcccccatataaaattctcagctttgttgagatttttctCATTGAGATTTGTTgtcatttttgggtcaaaccacacacaattacaccaaAATCATCAGTAAGGGCTCCTCTCTtaccagggctggactgggacaaaaaatcggccctggcatttttggtttagaccggcccctcataattagccagagcacaaccgacttgtaatttatgtatgtggggtatGACCtagaaaaaaaatttaaaaattactggttaaagtcattggattcaatcttagcattattatatcacaatcacttttatgattttattgaaatcatctctaatatgtattttctgaatttctccgatataacagctcaattctaattcttcaggttaaaggtgctccctcctttaaacagcaataaaatgtatttgtatctggctacaaacaaagctgctttatgaattcatgcaacgcaaacatgtcttaaaagcatttgacacctcttattcagtgtgggcatatcttttgctaatattacttttatattttttatacttACTATACTCATTCTTAAATTGtaaatcttttatttatcatttataagttTTAAAATCTTTTTAGAACATGTTAAACCAATAGCATAGAGACTACAAATTCAAACCACTATGTAGCCTTTCAACACATctttaacctaaatatctaaaatgctatgatagcctagaatggacacttgctgctcatccagcacatctcagtcttgaccatttgctattttatcagtatgcaaataccaattaatattgATACTAAACAGTCGCTattgctcatcattctcatgtaataaagtccctATTTTATCCTAATGTTACTATCTGGTACTACACTTTCCCGCTCAGTCTGTCCCTTGGTTTatctttcacaagcctgcatctctggctgctgctgtccctgtctgctgctgctgctgtcttcacctacagaggatgcggaggctacagcagcgaacatgtctgtgatttttacacattttgtagcatctacattgagactcttcaatttcttcGTGTGTAACTTCTCTGTACCCCCTTTCTGCCGCTTTTGTTGCTCCATGCTCTCCTTTAACAATGCGCTCAACCAGGGCCGGCTCTTCCATTAGGTGATATCACATGGTCACGTCACGTAGGTGATATTACGTCACGTCACATGGTTAATATACTgtcacaattttacaatactgtcatcatactgcccaatcaatcaaatcaaatatatttatatagcgcttttcacaacacatgttgtcacaaagcgcaatcatatccctccacctcagtacaccaatatgtatttattattaatatttaaaagttgttctctgcactactttatctaaaatagttttaaaatattttttgagcAATATATTTATTGTTATTGTGACGGgaagtgtgagcaactaaaaaggaagcgatcatgccaagtctcagggaaagatgatggtttaatagaaagtgcgcaaaccaaaaacatagatccagattaaggaaataataaccagcagtcaactggtacaaagacaagacatatatagatgaacaaacgaccctcaggtgagacggatcacgggtcccgcccacctgagatcacgtgaccaaaaacaggaccgctgccgctgtaaacgggggcgaccggcaggggcccCCCCCACAACTCCCCTCTGGACGTGCAGcttacagcagcagcacacaaaacacaaaaaaggggcgggagggcggggacaagacagggacccgttccctgccgtcctgagctgaaacacaaaacacataaaagcTCCTCGTCGcaggacgcagaccaggcagggacccgttccctgcagtcctggagctgaaacataaaaaggacaaacacgttagctcgcctcctgggcaggaccctggaccgactgggccgtcaacaagacgataaccacgccccggtcggtcacagggccctcgcaccctaaccggccttaggccgcttaagccccaccgctgagtgcggaccgggagcacatggcccaacgaACGTcacaggtgtagatgtgtgcaggccgccacactgagGTGTGCCCTGACCTTTGCACCCCCTTATACCCAGGGGGGAGGgaaccccttcttggcatgaggagacaccctgtccatccaccccaggcatcctcagcctacaaaggggtacaggggctcctccctgctcaggggtccctcccaaaggtCACGTCTCCTGATtgagcagtgccttctgagccacatgtcgtgactcaggaaccccatagctccccccaaaaaacatatttagaggggcccctccggggaacaacaaaacaaaaaacacatacacaacatataacatacACGCACCCaagatgccctccgtgccacatccagtggcacgggacctcaaatgggcccctccccacacacagtgaagaggggtgcaagagaggaatcacataaaacaaagcacgctacactctaggacaaaatgaacacgcaaagacagaacacaaacaaacggacaggacccaccgatgcgcgcgcttgtattatttgcaaataaattctttaaaagtcagacaaaatgattttctcaatttttttttcacattttgtctctcatagttgaggtctacctatgatgtcaattaccggcctctctcatctttttaagtgggataacttgcacaattggagactgactaaatacttattttccccactgtaagcATGGATCTGCGTTATTTCTTTTTCATGGTGTTCATGATGtcacatttttttattgtttgataTTTTTTCATTCAGTATGCATCAATTCGATTCAACAAATGAgtattgttattttttatttaatcattAAACAGGTTTTAATTTAAGACCATGGGCAAAGGTTCAATGTTTTAAGATAAATACGTGACGGAAGGCGaatttgttttaattttttaatttgATCAGAAAAACGGGGCGATCCATCATGCAAAAAACGTGAAATGATCCGATCAATGAGATTGGGTGATCTCATACACCCCTTATACTAACACTTTTGGACGAGCACATCTAACAAGAAGATGTCATCTTCATGGCATCTTAGTGTAATTCTGTCTACTTTGGTATTGTTTCGTACTTTGATTCCAAGCTATCAGCAATGTCAAATTTTAAGAGCTATCTGGCTGTCAACTGACTGGGATATTTACTGTTTTGTGTTCTCTTCATTTAGCTAAGGGAAAACATGCAAACCATATACAATATGCAAAATACCGTGACTTGTATCTATGACAACCAATCAACCACGCCCATTCAAATTTCAACAGGTTTTATAGAATTTTTTTAATGAGAAATTAGTGAATATGTAAATATTAAATCAGCATATAAATCTGATGAAACACCactgcaaaaacaaaaacaaaatagtgtataactTGAAAGAGTAAGGTTACTTATTTTGTTctttaaaaaattatataaCTGAATATGAAAGGTTAATAATAGTGACACATATGTGCCTTTAAGGTCTTATTTCAAGATGAATGGAAAATTATGGACTTCAATGTTTATTCTTGTGGGTAAGCCACCGCTTTCATGATAACTTCTGATATTACAGATTTAAACTATAATTCAAAATTTCATGATATTCTCGTGGATTTGAATTTCACAATATCCTGTAAtctcttttaattccaggaaCAATTGCAACAACAGCCATGCAAGCAACATCTCCAACTACTCCAATGACAAGCACAAGTACTTTAGTAATTACTACTACGCCTGTTACATCTATGACACCAACAACTATGCCAACAACAGCAATAAATACTACAACACAAAACATTGCCACCACAGCAGCACCAACAACTCCAGAAACAACTCATTCTAGTTCTACTACTAGTACTCCAGTAACATCTACTTCACTAACATCTCTGCCAACAGCTGTAACAAATTCTGCTACCACAATAAAAGAATTAGACACAACAGAAGTACTAAATAGCCCAACTACTCCAGCAATATCCATGACTACTACAGCTGCTCCAGCAAGTACTTCAGCAACAACTACTATACTTACAACTATAACAACTACAACAACTGGTGCTACTACAACACAGGCACAATCAACACCGAAAAGTTATGTGGAAACATCTACTATTGTTAAAACTACTCCAAGCATAACTGTATCCAGTGCTATGCCAACTAGCACTCCAACAACTGTAACAACCACTGCTACCACAATAAAAGTATCAGACACAACAGAAGTACTAAATACCCACTCAACTACTCCAGCAACATCCATGACTACTACAGCTGCTCCAACAACAACAAGTACTCCAGCAACAACTACTATACCAACAACTTTAACAACTGCAACAACTGGTCAGACTACAACAGAAGCACAATCAACACCGAAAAGTACTGTAGAAACATCTACTACTGTTACAACTACTCCAAGCACAACTGTTTCCACTGCTATGCCAACCAGCACTCCAACAACTGTAACAACCACTGCTACCACAATAAAAGTATCAGACACAACAGAAGTACTAAATACCCACTCAACTACTCCAGCAACATCCATGACTACTATAGCTGCTCCAACAACAAGTACTCCAGCAACAACTACTATACCAACAACTTTAACAACTGCAACAACTGGTCCGACTACAACAGAAGCACAATCAACACCGAAAAGTACTGTAGAAACATCTACTACTGTTACAACTACTCCAAGCACAACTGTTTCCACTGCTATGCCAACCAGCACTCCAACAACTGTAACAACCACTGCTACCACAATAAAAGTATCAGACACAACAGAAGTACTAAATACCCACTCAACTACTCCAGCAACATCCATGACTACTACAGCTGCTCCAACAAGTACTCCAGCAACAACTACTATACCAACAACTTTAACAACTGCAACAACTGGTCCGACTACAACAGAAGCACAATCAACACCGAAAAGTACTGTAGAAACATCTACTACTGTTACAACTACTCCAAGCACAACTGTTTCCACTGCTATGCCAACCAGCACTCCAACAACTGTAACAAGCAGTGCTACCACAATAAAAGTATCAGACACAACAGAAACATTAAATACCCCATCAACTACTCTAGCAACATCCATGACTACTACAGCTGCTCCAACAACAACAAGTACTCCAGCAACAACTACTATACCAACAACTATAACAACTGGAACAACTGGTCAGACTACAACAGAAGCACAATCAACAGCAAAAAGTACTGTGGAAACATCTACTACTGTTACAACTACTCCAAGTACAACTGTTTCCAGTGCTATGCCAACCAACACTCCAACAACCGTAACTACTGCTACCACTATAAAAGAATCAGACACAACAGAAGCACCAAATACCCCATCAACTACTCTAGCAACATCCATGACTACAACAGCTGCTCCAACAACAACTACTAAACCAACAACTATAACAACTGCAACAACTGGTACTACTACAACAGACACACAATCAACACCAAAAAGTACTGTAGAAACATCCTCTACTGTTAAAACTACTCCAAGCATAACTGTATCCACTGCTATGCCATCTAGCACTCCAACAACCGTAACAACTACTGCTACCACAATAAAAGAATCAGACACAACAGAAGCAATAAATACCCCATCAATTACTCTAGCAACCTCCATAACTAGTACAGCTGCTCCAACAAGTACTCCAGTAACTGCTACAACTGCTACACTTACAACTACTCTAACTGCAGCAACTAGTCTTATTACAACACCATTATCTACCACATTAGAAGCATCATCAACACCGAAAAGTACTGTAGAAACATCTACTACTGTTACAACTACTCCAAGCACAACTGTTTCCACTGCTCTGCCAACCAGCACTCCAACAACTGTAACAACCACTGCTACCACAATAAAAGTATCAGACACAACAGAAGCATTAAATACCCCATCAACTACTCTAGCAACATCCATGACTACTACAGCTGCTCCAACAACAAGTACTCCAGCAACAACTACTAAACCAACAACTATAACAACTGCAACAACTGGTACTACTACAACAGACACACAATCAACACCAAAAAGTACTGTAGAAACATCATCTACTGTTACAACTACTCCAAGCATAACTGTATCCACTGCTATGCCATCTAGCACTCCAACAACTGTAACTACTGCTACCACAATAAAAGAATCAGACACAACAGAAGCAATAAATACCCCATCAATTACTCTAGCAACATCCATGACTACTACAGCTGCTCCAACAAGTACTCCAGTAACTGCTACAACTACTACACTTACAACTACTCTAACTGCAGCAACTAGTCTTATTACAACACCATTATCCACCACATTAGAAGCATCAACACCAAAAAGTACTGTAGAAACATATTTTACAGTTACAACTACTCCTACCACAACTATAACAAGTACTATGCAAACTAGTAAAAGAACATCAATGTCTGTGATCCATTTACCTTCCCCAACAACTATAACAAATATTCCAGTAACTTCTCCAGTAACAACAACCACTACTTCAGTTACTTCTGCAAAAACAATTACTCCAACCAAAACACCTTTAATGACAACAACAGTCACATCAACTACAACAATCCCAGTAAACAGTACATTTACAACTGCTGTGAGTAAAACGAAGACTGTCACCACAGGAGCACCACC containing:
- the LOC143521852 gene encoding uncharacterized protein LOC143521852 isoform X1, with the translated sequence MNGKLWTSMFILVGTIATTAMQATSPTTPMTSTSTLVITTTPVTSMTPTTMPTTAINTTTQNIATTAAPTTPETTHSSSTTSTPVTSTSLTSLPTAVTNSATTIKELDTTEVLNSPTTPAISMTTTAAPASTSATTTILTTITTTTTGATTTQAQSTPKSYVETSTIVKTTPSITVSSAMPTSTPTTVTTTATTIKVSDTTEVLNTHSTTPATSMTTTAAPTTTSTPATTTIPTTLTTATTGQTTTEAQSTPKSTVETSTTVTTTPSTTVSTAMPTSTPTTVTTTATTIKVSDTTEVLNTHSTTPATSMTTIAAPTTSTPATTTIPTTLTTATTGPTTTEAQSTPKSTVETSTTVTTTPSTTVSTAMPTSTPTTVTTTATTIKVSDTTEVLNTHSTTPATSMTTTAAPTSTPATTTIPTTLTTATTGPTTTEAQSTPKSTVETSTTVTTTPSTTVSTAMPTSTPTTVTSSATTIKVSDTTETLNTPSTTLATSMTTTAAPTTTSTPATTTIPTTITTGTTGQTTTEAQSTAKSTVETSTTVTTTPSTTVSSAMPTNTPTTVTTATTIKESDTTEAPNTPSTTLATSMTTTAAPTTTTKPTTITTATTGTTTTDTQSTPKSTVETSSTVKTTPSITVSTAMPSSTPTTVTTTATTIKESDTTEAINTPSITLATSITSTAAPTSTPVTATTATLTTTLTAATSLITTPLSTTLEASSTPKSTVETSTTVTTTPSTTVSTALPTSTPTTVTTTATTIKVSDTTEALNTPSTTLATSMTTTAAPTTSTPATTTKPTTITTATTGTTTTDTQSTPKSTVETSSTVTTTPSITVSTAMPSSTPTTVTTATTIKESDTTEAINTPSITLATSMTTTAAPTSTPVTATTTTLTTTLTAATSLITTPLSTTLEASTPKSTVETYFTVTTTPTTTITSTMQTSKRTSMSVIHLPSPTTITNIPVTSPVTTTTTSVTSAKTITPTKTPLMTTTVTSTTTIPVNSTFTTAVSKTKTVTTGAPPTKPTSTTATNASVSTTTKINATTTIISLTTAIPVATTPFTVTNTTIITPNIRDKTSPTNVTSPTNTTIPVNTTVSAASTTAPLTPSSTTLTTSEMTTTATGRTIAALTTRTTSTSTITANATSTTIKNATTTRTINNVTSGVGTTIQVNSATSAPSITVKTTPTSTTTIPPSTSTARAATTLQPNIQSSTSTSTTRATTTAPTAATTTPSTTTTTRAITTTPTTATTTTPSTTTTTRATTTAPTAATTTTPSSTTTTRATTTAPTAATTTTPSSTTTTRATTTAPTTATTTTATTTTTRATTTIPTTTTTTKRATTTTTPTTTTTKKATTTTPTTTTTTRATTITTRATTTTPTTTTTINTTTLKTTVAATTTPIPTYPPPVIVMKVVFVQVYTAAYSDPTSQEFRTLSAQVIAQFDIVFKLRYGYLFIRTILIGFSPGTTRSQNVQAEIELFFNQTSTAPLPSGTDVVDVLKEAASNPATTGFNLTVDTNSITVTSSPQTIPVTFLSNGTYSNDLSNSSSSLFTSRSSMIQSGLVPFFTADYPTSFSTLSVLNFSDGGVRATSIQNSISLVFAASATLPNSTQIGNTIIRAAQNNTLPFQIFTSNIIVNGTVISSGDVSSKISVLTASFMVAISLLVTWSS